In the Topomyia yanbarensis strain Yona2022 chromosome 3, ASM3024719v1, whole genome shotgun sequence genome, one interval contains:
- the LOC131686750 gene encoding ribosomal protein S6 kinase beta-2-like isoform X2, with translation MRAVDLEPELHIHSDLDAEGSETIPLSEDIVNPGRIKLGPQDFELKKVLGKGGYGKVFQVRKTTGADANSYFAMKVLKKASIVRNQKDTAHTRAERNILEAVRHPFIVELVYAFQTGGKLYLILEYLSGGELFMHLEREGIFLEDTTCFYLCEIILALEHLHNLGIIYRDLKPENVLLDAQGHVKLTDFGLCKEHIQEGIVTHTFCGTIEYMAPEILTRSGHGKAVDWWSLGALMFDMLTGMPPFTADNRKNTIDAILKGKLNIPAYLATDSRDLIRRLMKRQVSQRLGSGPTDGQAVRAHPFFKNVNWDDVLARRLDPPIKPVLRSEDDVSQFDTKFTKQIPVDSPDDTTLSESANLIFQGFTYVAPSVLEEMQQPRVVTARSPRRTPRQHHGHHHHHHLSSHSSHHNMHATNSRLVENGAITLADEQMLSMPRSQSIAGHSSNHQSVPHHLVFQTQHPQPPQPHQLPPQQMQSQATARSTQFLTGPISHPANTRHTPAHLQPFAPRPSPQDEMMEVYPELPIS, from the exons GTCGATCTGGAACCGGAGCTACACATTCACAGTGACCTAGATGCGGAAGGTTCGGAAACCATCCCACTCTCGGAGGACATTGTCAACCCGGGCCGGATAAAGCTTGGTCCGCAAGACTTCGAGCTAAAGAAAGTGCTTGGAAAGGGTGGCTACGGAAAAGTCTTCCAA GTTAGAAAAACTACCGGTGCCGACGCAAACTCCTACTTCGCAATGAAGGTGCTGAAAAAGGCTTCGATAGTTAGGAATCAAAAAGACACAGCTCATACACGTGCCGAGCGAAACATATTGGAAGCAGTGCGG CATCCATTTATAGTTGAATTAGTTTATGCCTTCCAGACAGGTGGAAAATTGTATTTAATCCTAGAATATCTTAGCGGCGGTGAGCTGTTTATGCATTTAGAACGTGAAGGAATCTTCCTGGAGGATACCACTTG CTTTTACCTGTGTGAAATCATTCTAGCACTAGAGCATTTGCACAATCTTGGTATAATCTATCGGGATCTGAAACCGGAAAACGTACTACTGGACGCCCAGGGTCACGTCAAACTGACTGATTTCGGCCTATGCAAAGAACACATCCAAGAGGGAATTGTGACGCACACTTTTTGCGGTACTATTGAATATAT GGCTCCAGAAATCCTAACGAGAAGTGGCCACGGTAAAGCTGTCGACTGGTGGTCACTGGGTGCTTTAATGTTCGATATGTTAACAGGAATG CCTCCTTTCACGGCAGACAACCGCAAAAACACCATAGACGCTATTCTAAAGGGCAAACTTAACATCCCCGCATATCTTGCGACCGACTCACGCGATCTCATTCGTCGGCTCATGAAACGACAAGTGTCACAGCGGCTAGGCAGTGGCCCCACAGACGGACAAGCGGTTCGAGCACATCCCTTCTTTAAAAATGTGAATTGGGATGATGTGTTGGCTAGGCGATTAGATCCACCAATCAAGCCTGTATTG CGAAGCGAGGATGATGTTTCACAGTTCGACACCAAATTTACCAAACAAATACCGGTAGACTCACCAGACGATACAACGTTAAGTGAAAGTGCCAATTTAATCTTTCAA GGATTCACCTACGTCGCACCTTCGGTGCTGGAGGAGATGCAACAGCCTCGTGTGGTGACAGCACGTTCCCCGCGGCGAACACCCCGTCAACACCAcggccatcatcatcatcaccacctGAGTAGTCACAGTAGTCATCATAATATGCACGCGACCAACAGCAGGCTGGTGGAAAACGGTGCAATTACCCTAGCGGACGAGCAAATGCTTAGTATGCCCCGGTCGCAATCCATCGCCGGacacagcagcaatcatcagtCGGTGCCGCATCATCTGGTGTTCCAGACGCAGCACCCTCAGCCTCCACAACCTCATCAGCTTCCACCTCAGCAAATGCAATCGCAGGCGACGGCGAGGAGTACGCAATTTTTGACCGGTCCCATCAGTCATCCGGCCAACACTCGACACACACCGGCACATTTGCAACCGTTCGCGCCACGGCCTTCACCTCAAGACGAAATGATGGAGGTGTACCCGGAGCTGCCGATTTCATA
- the LOC131686750 gene encoding ribosomal protein S6 kinase beta-2-like isoform X1 — translation MLLLSAYVHVDLEPELHIHSDLDAEGSETIPLSEDIVNPGRIKLGPQDFELKKVLGKGGYGKVFQVRKTTGADANSYFAMKVLKKASIVRNQKDTAHTRAERNILEAVRHPFIVELVYAFQTGGKLYLILEYLSGGELFMHLEREGIFLEDTTCFYLCEIILALEHLHNLGIIYRDLKPENVLLDAQGHVKLTDFGLCKEHIQEGIVTHTFCGTIEYMAPEILTRSGHGKAVDWWSLGALMFDMLTGMPPFTADNRKNTIDAILKGKLNIPAYLATDSRDLIRRLMKRQVSQRLGSGPTDGQAVRAHPFFKNVNWDDVLARRLDPPIKPVLRSEDDVSQFDTKFTKQIPVDSPDDTTLSESANLIFQGFTYVAPSVLEEMQQPRVVTARSPRRTPRQHHGHHHHHHLSSHSSHHNMHATNSRLVENGAITLADEQMLSMPRSQSIAGHSSNHQSVPHHLVFQTQHPQPPQPHQLPPQQMQSQATARSTQFLTGPISHPANTRHTPAHLQPFAPRPSPQDEMMEVYPELPIS, via the exons ATGTTATTGTTGTCTGCCTATGTTCAT GTCGATCTGGAACCGGAGCTACACATTCACAGTGACCTAGATGCGGAAGGTTCGGAAACCATCCCACTCTCGGAGGACATTGTCAACCCGGGCCGGATAAAGCTTGGTCCGCAAGACTTCGAGCTAAAGAAAGTGCTTGGAAAGGGTGGCTACGGAAAAGTCTTCCAA GTTAGAAAAACTACCGGTGCCGACGCAAACTCCTACTTCGCAATGAAGGTGCTGAAAAAGGCTTCGATAGTTAGGAATCAAAAAGACACAGCTCATACACGTGCCGAGCGAAACATATTGGAAGCAGTGCGG CATCCATTTATAGTTGAATTAGTTTATGCCTTCCAGACAGGTGGAAAATTGTATTTAATCCTAGAATATCTTAGCGGCGGTGAGCTGTTTATGCATTTAGAACGTGAAGGAATCTTCCTGGAGGATACCACTTG CTTTTACCTGTGTGAAATCATTCTAGCACTAGAGCATTTGCACAATCTTGGTATAATCTATCGGGATCTGAAACCGGAAAACGTACTACTGGACGCCCAGGGTCACGTCAAACTGACTGATTTCGGCCTATGCAAAGAACACATCCAAGAGGGAATTGTGACGCACACTTTTTGCGGTACTATTGAATATAT GGCTCCAGAAATCCTAACGAGAAGTGGCCACGGTAAAGCTGTCGACTGGTGGTCACTGGGTGCTTTAATGTTCGATATGTTAACAGGAATG CCTCCTTTCACGGCAGACAACCGCAAAAACACCATAGACGCTATTCTAAAGGGCAAACTTAACATCCCCGCATATCTTGCGACCGACTCACGCGATCTCATTCGTCGGCTCATGAAACGACAAGTGTCACAGCGGCTAGGCAGTGGCCCCACAGACGGACAAGCGGTTCGAGCACATCCCTTCTTTAAAAATGTGAATTGGGATGATGTGTTGGCTAGGCGATTAGATCCACCAATCAAGCCTGTATTG CGAAGCGAGGATGATGTTTCACAGTTCGACACCAAATTTACCAAACAAATACCGGTAGACTCACCAGACGATACAACGTTAAGTGAAAGTGCCAATTTAATCTTTCAA GGATTCACCTACGTCGCACCTTCGGTGCTGGAGGAGATGCAACAGCCTCGTGTGGTGACAGCACGTTCCCCGCGGCGAACACCCCGTCAACACCAcggccatcatcatcatcaccacctGAGTAGTCACAGTAGTCATCATAATATGCACGCGACCAACAGCAGGCTGGTGGAAAACGGTGCAATTACCCTAGCGGACGAGCAAATGCTTAGTATGCCCCGGTCGCAATCCATCGCCGGacacagcagcaatcatcagtCGGTGCCGCATCATCTGGTGTTCCAGACGCAGCACCCTCAGCCTCCACAACCTCATCAGCTTCCACCTCAGCAAATGCAATCGCAGGCGACGGCGAGGAGTACGCAATTTTTGACCGGTCCCATCAGTCATCCGGCCAACACTCGACACACACCGGCACATTTGCAACCGTTCGCGCCACGGCCTTCACCTCAAGACGAAATGATGGAGGTGTACCCGGAGCTGCCGATTTCATA